From the genome of Desulfobaculum xiamenense, one region includes:
- a CDS encoding NAD(P)/FAD-dependent oxidoreductase, translated as MDTFDVIVIGAGASGLMCAIGAAGRGRRTAVLDLGRRSARKVRIAGGGRCNFTNLDCEAEHYLSENPHFCKSALSRFTPWDIVSLLAENGLSYEEKAPGQLFCAQGGGAVAGCLERMAGEAGASLYMGREVRGVEMDAGRFVVRTGGETFSSASLVVATGGRSWPGVGATSTGYEIATRFGVRVVPPRPALAPLVVPQWSFSDLAGVSFSARVSCGRIAFTDDVLITHKGLSGPAVLQISSHWRKGEELTIDLLSGGDVEALLDEERATRGGRALLRNVLSRHVPGRLAEMLIGAHGGKPVAELNREALRDVARRIGAWTVMPSRTEGWEKAEVTAGGVDTAALSSKTMGARGVPGLFFTGEVQDVTGRLGGYNLQWAWSSGFAAGEFA; from the coding sequence ATGGATACATTCGACGTCATCGTCATCGGCGCTGGGGCCTCGGGCCTCATGTGCGCCATTGGCGCAGCGGGGCGCGGACGGCGTACCGCCGTGCTCGACCTCGGCAGGCGTTCCGCACGCAAGGTGCGCATAGCAGGCGGCGGGCGCTGCAATTTTACCAACCTCGACTGCGAGGCGGAGCACTACCTTTCCGAGAATCCCCACTTCTGCAAGTCGGCCCTGTCGCGCTTCACCCCGTGGGACATCGTGTCCCTGCTGGCGGAGAACGGACTGAGCTACGAGGAGAAGGCCCCGGGCCAGCTGTTCTGCGCGCAGGGCGGCGGTGCGGTGGCCGGATGCCTTGAGCGCATGGCCGGAGAGGCGGGAGCCTCGCTGTACATGGGGCGTGAGGTGCGCGGCGTGGAAATGGACGCAGGGCGTTTCGTGGTGCGTACCGGCGGCGAGACCTTTTCCAGCGCGTCACTCGTCGTGGCAACGGGCGGGCGCTCGTGGCCCGGCGTCGGCGCGACGTCCACCGGCTATGAGATCGCCACGCGTTTCGGTGTGCGTGTGGTGCCGCCTCGGCCTGCGCTGGCACCGCTGGTGGTGCCGCAGTGGTCGTTTTCGGATCTTGCCGGGGTGTCGTTTTCGGCGCGCGTATCGTGCGGAAGGATTGCCTTCACGGACGACGTGCTCATCACCCACAAGGGTCTGTCCGGCCCCGCCGTGTTGCAGATTTCCAGCCACTGGCGCAAGGGTGAGGAACTGACGATCGACCTGCTGTCGGGCGGCGACGTTGAGGCGCTACTGGACGAGGAGCGTGCGACCCGAGGCGGACGCGCTCTGTTGCGAAACGTGCTGTCGCGCCACGTGCCGGGACGGCTTGCGGAGATGCTGATCGGCGCGCACGGCGGCAAGCCCGTTGCCGAACTCAACCGCGAGGCCCTGCGCGACGTGGCGCGGCGCATCGGCGCATGGACGGTCATGCCCTCTCGAACCGAGGGCTGGGAAAAGGCCGAGGTGACGGCGGGTGGCGTGGATACGGCCGCGCTGTCGTCCAAGACCATGGGGGCGCGCGGCGTGCCCGGGCTGTTCTTTACGGGAGAGGTGCAGGACGTGACGGGCCGCCTTGGCGGCTACAACCTGCAATGGGCGTGGTCCAGCGGATTTGCGGCTGGAGAGTTCGCGTAG
- a CDS encoding peptidylprolyl isomerase, translating to MANPQVWIETTKGDIIIELFEDKAPETVKNFLQYVDDEFYDGTIFHRVIERFMIQGGGMDLMMREKETREPIKNEANNGVANARGTVAMARTMDPHSATAQFFINTVDNGFLNHSSETPDGWGYCVFGQVVDGMKTVDKIAKARTRTQGYHQDVPADAIIINTARRVD from the coding sequence ATGGCCAATCCCCAGGTCTGGATCGAAACCACCAAGGGCGACATCATCATCGAGCTTTTCGAAGACAAGGCTCCCGAAACCGTAAAGAACTTCCTCCAGTACGTGGATGACGAGTTCTACGACGGCACCATCTTCCACCGCGTCATCGAACGCTTCATGATTCAGGGCGGCGGCATGGACCTGATGATGCGCGAGAAGGAAACCCGCGAGCCCATCAAAAACGAGGCCAACAATGGCGTGGCCAACGCTCGCGGCACCGTGGCCATGGCCCGCACCATGGACCCGCACAGCGCGACCGCGCAGTTCTTCATCAACACCGTGGATAACGGCTTCCTGAACCACTCCAGCGAAACCCCGGACGGCTGGGGCTACTGCGTGTTCGGTCAGGTCGTCGACGGCATGAAGACCGTGGACAAGATCGCCAAGGCCCGCACCCGCACCCAGGGCTACCATCAGGACGTGCCTGCGGACGCCATCATCATCAACACCGCCCGCCGCGTCGACTAG
- a CDS encoding glycosyltransferase family protein, producing MDHADTASPRTIAWIGNPFFAQALVAQGFRIVHIPLPTNRMLGFDDIAAACGGTPYATVLGDVSTTPLLRDVESWPCLTAFHCVDAHIHSWHPLYAQSFDLCSVALRGEIERFRHSVLPDERILWLPNFAFDDIRPAPARAAWDLLFVGTVDRKTTPRRKAFLDALALRLPNLVVMQGDFRALFPKARLVLNYCERGDLNFRVFEALACGSCLITPRVGHGLSDLFADGEDLFIYDTDNMDGLVALVRSCLSDPQRCARVAESGRRKVDAAHRETHRAAQFAQWLNGFDAHALVAQRLERRAEIRSALRFMYLLLAEDTPGERLKKEYLDMALPLGG from the coding sequence ATGGACCACGCCGACACTGCGTCACCACGCACCATCGCATGGATTGGCAACCCATTCTTTGCGCAGGCCCTCGTGGCGCAGGGTTTCCGCATCGTCCACATCCCGCTGCCGACAAACCGCATGTTGGGCTTCGACGACATCGCGGCGGCCTGCGGTGGCACGCCCTACGCCACCGTGCTCGGCGACGTGAGCACCACGCCCCTCTTGCGCGACGTGGAATCGTGGCCGTGCCTCACGGCCTTCCACTGCGTGGACGCGCACATCCACAGTTGGCACCCACTCTACGCCCAAAGCTTCGACCTGTGCTCCGTGGCGCTTCGCGGCGAAATCGAACGCTTCCGGCATTCCGTGCTGCCGGACGAGCGCATCCTGTGGCTGCCGAACTTTGCCTTTGACGACATCCGCCCAGCCCCGGCCCGCGCCGCATGGGACCTGCTTTTCGTTGGCACTGTGGACCGAAAGACAACCCCGCGCCGCAAGGCCTTTCTCGACGCCCTTGCCCTGCGGCTACCAAATCTTGTGGTCATGCAGGGCGATTTTCGCGCCCTGTTTCCGAAGGCGCGGCTGGTGCTCAACTACTGCGAACGCGGAGATCTAAATTTTCGGGTCTTCGAAGCACTAGCCTGCGGAAGCTGCCTCATCACGCCACGCGTGGGCCACGGGTTAAGCGACCTGTTCGCCGACGGCGAGGATCTTTTCATCTACGACACGGACAACATGGACGGACTTGTGGCGCTTGTGCGCTCGTGCCTGTCCGACCCGCAGCGCTGCGCCCGCGTAGCCGAAAGCGGCCGCCGCAAGGTGGACGCCGCGCACCGGGAGACGCACCGGGCGGCGCAATTTGCCCAGTGGCTAAACGGATTCGACGCCCACGCCCTCGTGGCGCAGCGGCTTGAACGCCGGGCGGAAATCCGCAGCGCTCTGCGTTTCATGTATCTGCTTTTGGCGGAAGACACCCCCGGCGAGCGCCTGAAGAAGGAATACCTCGACATGGCCCTCCCACTCGGGGGATGA
- a CDS encoding RNA recognition motif domain-containing protein, producing the protein MVKSIYVGNLPWSCSEDDLRKLFEAYGDVNSVKIVEDRETGRSRGFGFVEMEADAALKAIDNLTEATLGGRSLQINEARPRAPRPPRRW; encoded by the coding sequence ATGGTCAAGTCGATTTACGTGGGGAATCTTCCCTGGAGCTGTTCCGAAGATGATCTTCGCAAGCTTTTCGAGGCCTACGGCGATGTCAATTCCGTCAAGATAGTCGAGGATCGCGAGACCGGACGGTCCCGTGGCTTCGGTTTCGTCGAAATGGAGGCCGACGCTGCGCTCAAAGCCATCGACAATCTTACGGAGGCAACGCTCGGCGGCAGGTCGCTCCAGATCAACGAAGCCCGCCCCCGCGCCCCGCGCCCGCCCCGCAGGTGGTAG
- a CDS encoding glutaminyl-peptide cyclotransferase — protein MPCKRAGDCLKRSACWAFCAVVHCFVVLCLVLPCLAGGVEQAKSGAPVLRFRVLASLPHDREAFTQGLVVDGDVFHESVGRYGHSALREVDVRTGRVLREVRLSDDVFAEGLARVGDALVQLTWRRGEAYVHDVATFARTGRFEYSGQGWGLAFDGQRLVQSNGSDVLVFRDPATFAACGRVRVHDGGESVRLLNELEWMDGLVLANVWHDPRVAAIDPDSGAVRYWIDLSDLVREAQRAGGGVANGLAWDCVQRRLYVTGKNWPHVHVVEIMYDDQDGM, from the coding sequence ATGCCGTGTAAGCGCGCTGGTGATTGTCTGAAACGCAGCGCGTGCTGGGCGTTTTGCGCGGTTGTGCATTGTTTTGTCGTGTTGTGTCTTGTATTGCCGTGTCTGGCTGGTGGCGTGGAACAGGCGAAGAGTGGCGCGCCGGTTCTTCGTTTCCGGGTGCTCGCAAGCCTGCCCCACGACAGAGAAGCGTTCACGCAGGGATTGGTGGTGGATGGCGATGTCTTTCATGAGAGCGTGGGGCGTTACGGGCACTCCGCGTTGCGCGAGGTGGACGTGCGGACGGGACGCGTCCTGCGGGAGGTGCGCCTGTCGGATGATGTCTTCGCCGAGGGACTTGCCCGCGTGGGCGATGCGCTGGTCCAACTGACGTGGCGACGTGGCGAGGCGTACGTCCATGATGTGGCGACATTCGCGCGGACGGGGCGTTTCGAGTATTCGGGGCAGGGGTGGGGGCTTGCCTTCGACGGGCAGCGGCTCGTGCAGAGCAATGGCTCCGATGTGCTGGTTTTTCGTGACCCGGCGACCTTCGCCGCATGCGGGCGCGTGCGCGTGCATGACGGCGGGGAGAGCGTGCGGCTGTTGAACGAATTGGAATGGATGGACGGGCTGGTACTGGCCAACGTGTGGCATGACCCGCGCGTGGCCGCCATCGACCCGGACAGTGGCGCGGTTCGTTACTGGATTGATCTGTCTGACCTTGTGCGTGAGGCGCAACGGGCCGGGGGCGGGGTGGCCAACGGGTTGGCGTGGGACTGTGTACAGCGGCGGCTTTATGTCACGGGGAAGAACTGGCCGCATGTGCATGTGGTCGAAATCATGTATGATGATCAGGATGGGATGTAA
- a CDS encoding FlgO family outer membrane protein gives MSARISIHIALVVLCAVATVSCASRDSSHKAAGPYMQQVGQQVGGGFEGEALLAGSFAAADGLAANLATRMPHGTRMLAATFVDRDAFDRSSAFGRLVSAQVVSRLVQGGYDVVEIRLRRELGIREGQGEFALTRQTAQLMQEKFDAQALLVGCYTVDARNVFVSVRVVRLEDGVQVSAFDWALPKKGVVARLLAPESSEDVFESYLNPQGRMVAGGMPAMAEPLRMPTRMDAPQPVIEQPLPQGAPTQGEVFRLFPPTRIQ, from the coding sequence GTGTCCGCACGCATTTCCATACATATCGCGCTGGTGGTCCTGTGTGCCGTGGCGACGGTGTCCTGCGCCAGTCGGGATAGTTCGCACAAGGCCGCAGGGCCGTACATGCAGCAGGTCGGGCAGCAGGTTGGCGGCGGCTTCGAGGGGGAGGCGCTTCTGGCTGGGAGCTTTGCTGCTGCTGACGGGTTGGCGGCCAATCTCGCCACGCGCATGCCGCATGGGACGCGCATGCTCGCCGCGACGTTCGTGGATCGGGATGCCTTCGACCGCTCGTCGGCCTTTGGGCGGCTGGTGTCCGCGCAGGTGGTATCGCGCCTTGTGCAGGGCGGGTACGACGTGGTGGAAATCCGCCTGCGTCGTGAGCTCGGCATCCGAGAGGGGCAGGGCGAGTTCGCCCTCACCCGCCAGACGGCGCAGCTCATGCAGGAGAAGTTCGACGCGCAAGCCCTGCTGGTGGGCTGCTACACGGTGGACGCGCGAAACGTCTTCGTGTCCGTGCGGGTGGTGCGGCTGGAGGATGGCGTGCAGGTGTCGGCGTTCGACTGGGCGTTGCCGAAAAAGGGCGTTGTCGCCCGGCTGCTGGCTCCCGAGTCGTCCGAGGATGTTTTCGAGTCGTATCTGAATCCGCAGGGGCGGATGGTGGCCGGGGGCATGCCCGCCATGGCCGAGCCGCTGCGGATGCCGACGCGAATGGATGCGCCGCAGCCGGTTATCGAGCAGCCGCTGCCGCAGGGCGCACCGACGCAGGGAGAGGTCTTTCGCCTGTTTCCGCCAACGCGCATTCAGTAG
- a CDS encoding helix-turn-helix transcriptional regulator, translating into MPRRPKAQITFHSLPGIPGFEAVRARNMANAFPRHVHGVYVLVLVEDGSRLLRRGDATFTIPEGWMYVLNPHEAHACAPASEAGCGYLALCMDGEALRDIAACTEMPSAPFFRSEPFADALLATRMRQLFAKLESAPNAAHATDAAHALHGLVTALLARHATQPPAQDRQPHRAITPIKDFLETHFAATPTLVTIAQAACLSPCHCQRIFTRETGLSPHDWLVRIRIRKARALLDAGCPPTQAALDAGFADLSHLTRTFRTAMGTTPGHYAANRH; encoded by the coding sequence ATGCCGCGCAGGCCGAAAGCGCAAATCACCTTCCACAGTCTGCCCGGCATTCCGGGCTTTGAAGCCGTACGGGCGCGGAACATGGCCAATGCCTTCCCGCGCCACGTCCACGGCGTCTACGTGCTGGTGCTCGTCGAGGACGGTTCGCGCCTGCTGCGGCGTGGCGACGCGACCTTCACCATTCCCGAGGGCTGGATGTACGTCCTCAATCCCCACGAGGCCCACGCCTGCGCTCCGGCCTCCGAGGCGGGTTGCGGCTACCTCGCCCTATGCATGGACGGCGAGGCCCTGCGCGACATCGCCGCATGCACAGAAATGCCGTCCGCCCCGTTCTTTCGGTCCGAACCCTTCGCCGATGCGCTACTCGCCACGCGCATGCGCCAGCTCTTCGCCAAGCTGGAAAGCGCACCAAACGCCGCACATGCCACAGACGCAGCACATGCCCTGCACGGACTCGTCACCGCGCTGCTGGCCCGTCACGCCACACAGCCCCCCGCGCAGGACAGACAGCCGCACCGCGCCATCACGCCGATCAAGGACTTTTTGGAAACGCACTTCGCCGCGACGCCGACCCTCGTGACCATCGCGCAGGCGGCGTGTCTGAGTCCCTGCCACTGCCAGCGCATTTTCACCCGCGAGACGGGCCTCTCCCCGCATGACTGGCTCGTGCGCATACGCATACGCAAGGCCCGCGCGCTGCTCGACGCAGGCTGCCCGCCCACGCAGGCGGCCCTCGACGCGGGTTTCGCGGACCTAAGCCATCTCACCCGGACCTTTCGCACCGCCATGGGCACCACGCCCGGCCACTACGCCGCCAACCGCCACTGA
- a CDS encoding cupin domain-containing protein, with amino-acid sequence MEFAEIAQLMDGGTLHLAAGPLDASTLPWNEHPAFEGVALKHLVTGAETAGALSCHMVRVAPGCTLAMHAHAAQWELHEVISGSGTAQLDETEMPYAPGTLTIIPKGTDHRVAAGDDGLVLLAKFFPALL; translated from the coding sequence ATGGAATTCGCGGAAATTGCCCAACTCATGGATGGCGGAACGCTCCACCTCGCGGCAGGCCCGCTCGACGCATCGACCCTGCCGTGGAACGAGCACCCGGCCTTCGAAGGTGTGGCGCTCAAGCATCTGGTCACCGGCGCGGAAACGGCCGGAGCGTTGAGCTGCCACATGGTGCGCGTGGCCCCCGGCTGCACCCTCGCCATGCACGCCCACGCCGCGCAATGGGAACTGCACGAAGTCATCTCCGGCAGCGGCACGGCGCAACTGGACGAGACGGAAATGCCCTACGCTCCGGGCACGCTGACGATCATCCCGAAGGGGACGGACCACCGCGTCGCGGCGGGCGATGACGGCCTCGTGCTGCTTGCCAAGTTTTTCCCGGCCCTGCTATAG
- a CDS encoding iron-sulfur cluster carrier protein MrpORP, translating to MSECGSCSGGNCSGGSCQENPQDLKIKKALGKIKHKIVVMSGKGGVGKSTVATNIAVALSMAGMKVGLLDVDVHGPSVPRLLSLQDEKPHMERDCMEPIAWSRNLGVMSLGFLLPSKEDAVIWRGPVKIGLIRQFISDVTWGDLDFLIIDCPPGTGDEPLSALQELGPDAKAVIVTTPQGVAIDDVRRSVTFCNQVGNEIFGIIENMSGFVCSKCGSVENVFGVGGGEKLAQETGVRFLGRIPMHADVARSGEEGFPIMKLGDHSPAGEALNHIIKPLLDLAGRLQEQQDTSKPVDGALSGDNGTTRVAVPVAAGQLCQHFGHCEKFALLDVDNATRTITKGELLTPPPHEPGVLPRWLAEKGAKLIIAGGMGARAQSLFTESGIKVVVGAQGGDPETIVNAYLAGQLTVGQNICDH from the coding sequence ATGAGCGAATGCGGAAGCTGCTCCGGCGGAAACTGCTCCGGAGGCTCCTGCCAGGAGAACCCTCAGGATCTGAAGATCAAGAAGGCTCTTGGCAAGATCAAGCATAAGATCGTTGTCATGTCCGGCAAGGGCGGCGTGGGCAAGTCCACCGTCGCCACCAACATTGCCGTGGCCCTGTCCATGGCGGGCATGAAGGTCGGCCTTCTGGACGTCGACGTCCACGGCCCCAGTGTCCCCCGTCTGCTTTCCCTGCAGGACGAGAAGCCCCACATGGAGCGCGACTGCATGGAACCCATCGCATGGAGCCGCAACCTCGGCGTCATGTCCCTCGGTTTCCTGCTGCCCTCCAAGGAAGACGCCGTCATCTGGCGCGGACCGGTGAAGATCGGCCTCATCCGCCAGTTCATCTCCGACGTCACCTGGGGCGACCTCGACTTCCTGATCATCGACTGCCCTCCGGGAACCGGCGACGAGCCGCTTTCCGCCTTGCAGGAGCTTGGTCCCGACGCCAAGGCCGTCATCGTCACCACCCCGCAGGGCGTGGCCATTGACGACGTGCGCCGCTCCGTGACCTTCTGCAATCAGGTCGGCAACGAGATCTTCGGCATCATCGAGAACATGAGCGGTTTCGTGTGCTCCAAGTGCGGCAGCGTCGAAAACGTGTTCGGTGTTGGCGGCGGCGAGAAGCTGGCGCAGGAAACCGGCGTGCGCTTCCTCGGCCGCATCCCCATGCATGCGGACGTGGCACGCTCCGGCGAAGAGGGCTTCCCCATCATGAAGCTCGGCGATCACAGCCCCGCTGGTGAAGCGCTCAACCACATCATCAAGCCCCTGCTCGACCTCGCCGGTCGCCTGCAGGAGCAGCAGGACACCTCCAAGCCCGTCGATGGCGCCCTCTCCGGCGACAACGGAACGACCCGCGTGGCCGTGCCCGTGGCCGCAGGCCAGCTGTGCCAGCACTTCGGCCATTGCGAGAAGTTCGCCCTGCTCGACGTGGACAACGCCACCCGCACCATCACCAAGGGTGAACTGCTTACCCCGCCCCCGCACGAGCCGGGCGTTCTGCCCCGCTGGCTGGCCGAGAAGGGCGCAAAGCTCATCATCGCCGGCGGCATGGGCGCACGCGCCCAGAGCCTGTTCACCGAAAGCGGCATCAAGGTCGTCGTCGGCGCACAGGGTGGCGATCCCGAAACGATCGTCAACGCCTACCTCGCGGGTCAGCTGACCGTGGGCCAGAACATCTGCGACCACTAG
- a CDS encoding ATP-binding protein: protein MKELVVISGKGGTGKTTVTAALAALAGHKVMADCDVDAADLHLVLAPENRTATEFYSGQVAVIDPERCIRCGECATNCRYEAIDADFTVHKEHCEGCGVCAYVCPTDAAGMIERMCGHWYSSETRFGKMIHAHLGIGEENSGKLVTTVRKEARKAAEEVGAELIITDGPPGVGCPVIASLGGTDLALAVAEPTLSALHDLKRVHKLTRHFQVPMMAVVNKADINPLLTEEIRNWCTESGVEIAGVLPYDQIVTDAQIHGLSVVEHDPDGFGQHMRSVWDKVSRKLFA, encoded by the coding sequence ATGAAGGAACTGGTAGTCATCAGCGGCAAGGGCGGCACCGGCAAGACCACCGTCACCGCCGCACTGGCCGCGCTGGCCGGTCACAAGGTCATGGCCGACTGCGACGTCGACGCGGCGGACCTGCACCTGGTGCTGGCCCCTGAAAATCGCACGGCCACGGAATTCTACAGCGGACAGGTGGCGGTCATCGACCCCGAACGCTGCATCCGCTGCGGCGAATGCGCGACGAACTGCCGCTACGAGGCCATCGACGCGGACTTCACGGTCCACAAGGAGCATTGCGAGGGCTGCGGCGTGTGCGCCTACGTCTGCCCGACCGACGCGGCGGGCATGATCGAACGCATGTGCGGGCACTGGTACAGCTCCGAAACGCGCTTCGGCAAAATGATCCATGCCCACCTCGGCATTGGCGAGGAAAACTCGGGCAAGCTCGTGACCACCGTGCGCAAGGAAGCCCGCAAGGCCGCCGAGGAAGTCGGCGCGGAACTCATCATCACCGACGGCCCTCCCGGAGTCGGCTGCCCGGTCATCGCCTCCCTCGGCGGGACGGACCTCGCGCTGGCCGTGGCGGAGCCGACACTCTCGGCCCTGCACGACCTCAAGCGCGTGCACAAGTTGACGCGGCACTTCCAGGTGCCCATGATGGCCGTCGTGAACAAGGCGGACATAAATCCGCTGCTGACGGAAGAAATTCGGAATTGGTGCACGGAATCCGGCGTTGAAATCGCTGGCGTTCTCCCGTACGACCAGATCGTGACCGACGCACAGATCCACGGACTGAGCGTGGTCGAGCATGATCCCGACGGTTTCGGACAACACATGCGCAGCGTATGGGACAAGGTGTCCCGAAAGCTGTTCGCCTGA
- a CDS encoding P-loop NTPase, which yields MLTIAVASGKGGTGKTTVTANLAVWLASQNVDVAALDCDVEEPNLHLFLRPVWTKTTPENVPVPEVDEERCLGEECRKCVDLCRFKSLIMMAGSVMVFPELCHGCGLCTLACPARAIREGAREIGVVRTGATAGADSARIPVVGGEMRIGEAMAPPLILAVKRTAPASAVRLIDCPPGTSCPVIASLGGADLAVLVTEPTPFGLHDLELAVGVLRKMDIPFGVVINRDGMGDDRTHRYLEREGIPLLGTLPHSAEAAHCYSEGRLHVDALPGFREAYASIWENIRTLAAREVSR from the coding sequence ATGCTTACCATAGCCGTTGCCAGCGGCAAGGGCGGCACGGGCAAGACCACCGTCACCGCGAATCTCGCGGTGTGGCTTGCCTCACAGAACGTGGACGTGGCGGCGCTCGACTGCGACGTGGAGGAACCGAACCTCCACCTCTTCCTGCGCCCCGTGTGGACGAAAACCACGCCCGAAAACGTCCCGGTGCCCGAAGTAGACGAGGAACGCTGCCTCGGCGAGGAATGCCGCAAGTGCGTGGACCTGTGCCGCTTCAAGTCGCTGATCATGATGGCCGGATCGGTCATGGTTTTTCCCGAACTCTGCCACGGCTGCGGTCTGTGCACTCTGGCCTGCCCCGCACGGGCAATACGCGAGGGGGCCAGGGAGATCGGAGTCGTGCGCACAGGCGCGACCGCAGGCGCGGACTCGGCGCGCATTCCCGTCGTTGGCGGCGAGATGCGCATCGGCGAGGCCATGGCCCCGCCGCTCATTCTGGCGGTCAAGAGGACCGCGCCTGCCAGCGCCGTACGCCTCATCGATTGCCCGCCCGGAACGAGCTGCCCGGTCATCGCCTCCCTCGGCGGGGCGGACCTTGCCGTGCTCGTTACGGAGCCGACCCCCTTCGGCCTGCACGACCTCGAACTCGCCGTAGGCGTCCTGCGCAAGATGGACATTCCCTTCGGCGTGGTCATCAATCGGGACGGCATGGGTGACGACCGCACCCACCGCTACCTCGAACGCGAGGGCATCCCACTTCTGGGCACCCTGCCCCACTCCGCCGAGGCCGCGCACTGCTACTCCGAAGGACGGTTGCACGTGGACGCCCTGCCCGGATTCCGCGAAGCCTACGCGAGCATCTGGGAGAACATCCGCACGCTGGCCGCACGGGAGGTGTCGCGATGA
- a CDS encoding NifB/NifX family molybdenum-iron cluster-binding protein: MKIAITSQGNSLDSSIDPRFGRAAGFVIVDTETGETSFADNAQNLSLPQGAGIQAAQNVAATGAKAVITGHVGPKAFLALEKGRIDIYLGAQGTVAQALEAFKAGQLDKADSADKEGHW, from the coding sequence ATGAAGATTGCCATCACCAGTCAGGGCAACTCCCTGGACAGCAGCATCGACCCCCGCTTCGGCCGTGCGGCAGGCTTCGTGATCGTCGACACGGAAACCGGCGAGACGAGCTTCGCGGACAACGCGCAGAATCTTTCGCTGCCGCAGGGCGCGGGCATTCAGGCCGCCCAGAATGTGGCCGCCACCGGCGCCAAGGCGGTCATCACCGGCCATGTCGGCCCCAAGGCCTTCCTCGCCCTCGAAAAGGGCCGCATCGACATCTACCTTGGCGCACAGGGCACCGTGGCGCAGGCGCTTGAGGCCTTCAAGGCGGGACAGCTGGACAAGGCCGATTCCGCGGACAAGGAAGGACACTGGTAG
- a CDS encoding NifB/NifX family molybdenum-iron cluster-binding protein, giving the protein MNLCLACYEDRLASLLENATSFRLFRLEHGETTPAGGFDLARHDTQNLISALASCGVSTIVCGGVSGCTRRMLMQAGLDVRPWIRGTVDDVLAALAEGSLDRLAMPGCGGRRCGRGRMQSDIVAPGCSHPGQGRGRGYGMGPGSGAGNTPKKEEPK; this is encoded by the coding sequence ATGAACCTCTGTCTGGCATGCTACGAAGATCGGTTGGCGTCCCTTCTGGAGAACGCGACGAGCTTCCGCCTGTTCCGTCTGGAACACGGCGAAACGACGCCTGCGGGCGGCTTCGACCTTGCCCGGCACGACACCCAGAATCTCATCTCCGCCCTTGCGTCCTGCGGGGTGAGCACCATCGTCTGCGGCGGCGTGAGCGGCTGCACGCGAAGGATGCTCATGCAGGCGGGGCTTGATGTGCGGCCGTGGATTCGCGGCACCGTGGACGACGTACTCGCCGCTCTGGCCGAGGGCTCCCTCGACAGGCTTGCCATGCCGGGCTGCGGCGGCAGGCGCTGCGGTCGCGGACGCATGCAGTCCGACATCGTCGCCCCCGGCTGCTCGCATCCGGGACAGGGCCGGGGAAGGGGCTACGGTATGGGACCGGGGTCCGGCGCGGGAAACACTCCGAAGAAGGAAGAGCCAAAATGA